CGCTCGGACTAGTGTTGAACATCCCCATACCGCTTGTCTACTCGAAATACTTGGGTATTGCGGTGTTGGCGGCTCTCGATAGCGCTATCGGCGGCTTGAGGGCGAGCCTCGAAATGAAATTTAACGATAAATTGTTTTTCACGGGTTTCTTTAGCAACACCTTGCTTGCGGCGTTTATCGTCTTTCTCGGCGACCGTCTGGGGGTAGACCTTTATCTCGCGGCGGTGGTCGCGTTTGGCGTGCGCTTGTTCCAGAATCTCGCGCTTGTGCGGAGACATTATTTTCAGAAGCGTCACTGGGAGTAACGGGCGTTGAAATATTTTCGAAGCTTTATCACAGCACTAAATAACCAGGCAAAAAGGACTCAGATAGCGATTGCGGCGGTAACTATGTTGCTCGGCATATTAATCGTGACCCAGCTGCGTGTCCACCAATCGGCGACACAATCGCTGCAAAACGCGACGGAATCCGACCTGACGCAAATCGTGAGCAAACTCGATGGCGAGATAAATACGCTCAGGGTCGAGGCGGCCGATTTGCGCCTTCAGTTGTTCAAAATCGAGCAGGCGAGCAATAACAGCGCCGAGGTGATGACGGAATCCTCGAAAAACCTGAATAACCTCAAAATCATAGCCGGCATGACGAAGGTTTATGGACCCGGAATCAAGGCGCTCGTTACCGACGAAGATGCGACGCTCAGGGCTTACGATATGGTCGACATCGTTACCGAACTGCGCGTCGGCGGCGCGGAAGCGATATCTATTAACGGGATACGAATCGTCGCCGCGACCGGCATATCGGAGACGGAAGGGGTCATAGCAATAAACCAGAAGCGGATAGCGGCCCCGTATGAGGTGTTGGCGATTGGAAACCCCGAGGTGATACACGATGCGCTTGTAATCCCCGGAGGGATTCGCGATAAGCTTAGTTCGCTCACGGGCGTATCTTTGTATATAACGAAAGATACTGAGATTAAGATAAATGCGGCTTCGGCAAAACAGGCGGGCAACAAGTAGTGTCGGCGCCCGGGGTCGAGTGGTTTAGCGGTACTCGAAGCACGTTGGAGAGAGTCGGTCGAGCACGCAGCGGAGTAGAGGAATTAAAGTGAAAGAGAAATTGAAACAGGCGCTTGAAGTAACTTGGCTCAGGAGAAGTCTCATAGCGGTTGTGCTAATCATCGTATTGGTGCTCGGGCTTGGGATTGCCGACGCGGCGCTATACGCCAATAAAATCCACCGGAATGTGAGTGTGGGCGGTCTGCCCCTGGACGGCCAGACAAAAGAAGCCGCCGCCGAGAGTATACGCGAACTAGCGAAGGAACTCGAGGGACGAGAAGTCAACGTGGCCTATGCCGACAAGAAATGGGTCGCTACACCGGCTGAACTCGGGGTCGAAGTAGACGTCGACGCAACGGTAAAGAAAGCCTTCGCATTGGGCCGCAGCGGCAGTTTTCTTAAAGATACGCGGACCCGCGTGAGCCTGTGGTTCGACAAGAGGGCGCCGACGCCCGTCTTCAACAACGAGGATGCTAAATTCAACGCGTTTGTCGATAAGGTGGCCAAAGAGGTAGATCGGGCCGCCCAAGACGCCGAGATAAAGATAGTCGAGGGAAAAGTAGTCATTACAAACAGCAAGAACGGCTTGACGGTGGTACGCAACGTTCTGGAGCCGCGGCTTCTGACCGCCTTCGGGGACCCCAAGAAACAGAGCGTTCTCGTTCCGGTAAAAACGCGGAAGCCGGAGATACACGAGGAAGTGCTCGCTGAAACGAAAAACACGGTCGCGCGGATGATAGACGGGCCGCTGGGGCTGACATACAAGCAGGATAATTGGATCATAAGCGAAGAGCAAATCATCGACTGGATATCGTTTAGGAAAGTTCGGGCGGGCGTGGTCTGGAGCCTCGATGTCGATTTCGACGGCGATAAGGCCGCGCTCGATATTGAAAAGCTGACCGCAAATATAGCGAGCGAGCCGAAAGACGCCTACTTTGAGATAGTCGAGGATACCGTTACGATCGTTCCGAGCGAAAACGGAGTCAAGGTCGACACAGAGAGGGCGATCGAGGGGATGCTCGAAGCGAGCAAGACCGGCGATAACCGGCAGGTGATGCTTGCGACCGAGATAGTGGAGCCGGCGCTCACGACCGACGACGCGAAGAACATGGGAATTAAAGAGAAAGTCTCAAGCTATACAACGCGCTACAACGCGTCCCAGACATCCCGGGTGCACAATATCAAGACGCTCGCAGCGGAACTCGACGGGATGATATTGGCTCCCGATGAGACGTTCTCGTTCAACGGCAATATCGGCCCTCGAACAGCGAGCAAGGGCTATAAAGAGGCGCCCGCGATTATCAACGGCGAGCTACGGCCATCGCTAGGCGGCGGTGTATGCCAGGTCACCACAACACTCTTTAACGCGGTCTTTTTTGGGGGATACGAGGTGGTCGAACGGAACAACCACAGCCTTTTCATTAGCCAGTACCCGACCGGGCGCGACGCCACTGTCTCATACGGCGGCCCCGACTTCAAATTCAAGAATAGCACCAAATTCTATATGCTGATAAAGGTCAACGCGACGTCGAGCGCGTTGACCATAAATTTCTATAGCACGAGCCGGGGTGTCGAAGTCGCATATACGACGAGCGCACCGAGCAACTTTAAGCCGTTTCCGACAGAGTACGAGGACGATGCGACTTTGGCAAAAGGTGTTACCAAAGTCAAAGATCGCGGCGCCCCTGGGCGTGACATTACGGTCAAGAGGATAACAAAAATCGACGGTAAGGTCGTCAAAGAGGAAAAGTTTTTCAGCCGCTATAAGCCGAAAACCGCGGTGATAAGAGTGGGCACGAAAGAAGCGGCCGTAACGCCGCAGCCCGAAAAAGCGCAGCCCTCGACACCGTCTACGACGCGGTCCCCAGCACAGACCTCGGAGCCGCGACGGCCCGTTCCGGCTCAGCCGGCGGTTGAATAGCGACCCGAAGCGGCCAAACTTGAGCCTCATCAGCGCAAACCGCCTGGCGACAGCGGGATATATTCGCTATTATGTATAAATAATTACAGGGGGGACGACCAGCGCTTTGGCTGGTCGCTGTTTAAAAAAATAAATCTGTGAGGGAGCACGTGATGATCTGGAACAAAGAAGCCGAAACAATGCCGCGGGGGAAACTCGAAGAGCTGCAGCTCGCGCGGTTGCGCCAAACGGTCAAGCGGGTTTATGAGAACGTACCTATGTATAAGAAGCGCTTCGATGAGCACGGGCTGAGCCCGAATTCCTTGAATACCCTGGATGACCTCGAGAAATTTCCGTTTACTTTGAAGGCAGACCTTAGAGATAACTACCCGTTCGGTATGTTCGCAGTGCCAAAGAAAGACATCGTCAGGCTCCACGCGTCTTCGGGGACGACCGGGAAGTCCACGGTAGTCGGCTACACCGCCACCGACATCGATACCTGGGCCGAATTGATGGCGAGGACTTTGTCATCCGCCGGCACAACAGCGGACGATGTTGTCCACAACGCTTACGGTTACGGCCTCTTCACCGGCGGCCTCGGTATCCATTACGGCACGGAGCGCGTAGGCGCTTCCATAGTTCCGATTTCGGGCGGCAATACCAAGCGCCAGATAACCATAATGGAGGATTTCGGCTGCACCATACTCGCCTGCACACCCTCTTACGCGCTCTTTCTGGCGGAGGTCGCCGAGGAGACGGGCGCCAAGAAAAACCTTAAGTTAAAAGCCGGCGTCTTCGGCGCCGAGCCCTGGTCGAACAGTATGCGGCAAGACCTGGAAGCGCGGCTTAACATTCTTGCCATCGACATCTACGGCCTCAGCGAAGTCATGGGCCCCGGTGTCGCCTATGAATGCCCCGAGAAAAACGGCCTCCATATCGGCGAGGACCACTTCATCGTAGAGGTAATCGACCCGGATACCGGCGAGCGCATGCCCGAGGGAGAGCGGGGCGAACTCGTCTTTACGACCATCACCAAAGAGGCGATACCGATTATCAGGTACCGCACTCGCGATATATCGGCGATAAACTACGAGCGCTGCGCGTGCGGCCGTACCCTTGTGCGGATGGACAGGGTGACCGGCAGGACCGACGACATGCTCATTATCAGGGGGGTCAACGTCTTCCCATCGCAAATCGAGAGTGTACTCATGGATATAGAAGGTACCCAGCCCCACTATCAGATAATCGTCAACCGCGTCGGCCGGCTCGACATCATGGAGGTCCGTGTCGAAGTAGACGAAAAGTTCTTCTCTGATGAGGTGAGGCACTTGGAAGCGTTCGAGAAGAAAATAAAACGCGAGATGGAGAGCTTGCTCAACGTATCCGTTACGGTAAAACTCGTCGAGCCGAAGACCATTCAGCGGAGCGAAGGCAAAGCCGTAAGGGTCATAGACAACCGGCGGCTCTAGCTAAACAGTAAAGCAGCCGGCCCGCGGAGTAGATAATGATGGCGGCTTGGAATATGTGGGGCGACGCGGAATCGTATCTCGAATGAAGCTTCGCGAGCCCTGAGCGGCCGTAAATATTAGGGGAGGTACAGGGGTGAAAGCGACACAACTTTCAGTGTTTCTGGAGAACAAAAAAGGACGGTTGGCCGACGTAACGAGGGTGCTCGGTGAGAACGGGATAAACATCCGTACTCTTTTTATTGCGGACACGTCGGATTTTGGAATATTGCGTTTGATAGTCGATGATTCGCAAAAAGCGCTTGATGTTCTTAAAGCTAACAACTTCACGGTCAAAGTAAACGAGGTGGTCGCGGTTGAAGTCCCGGATGAGCCCGGCTCGCTATCGAGGATCCTCTCGGTCCTCGACGACAACGGCATGAACGTCGAATATCTCTACTGCTTCGTCGACAAAAACCGAAACGCGGCGATAGATATCATGCGGGTCGAGGATTCCGAGAGAGCAATCGAGGTCATGAGGAAAGCGAACCTAAAGATATTGAGCGAGGCCGAGCTTAGCGCGCTATAGTAGCGCCGCGCCGGCAGCGGCACTCCGGCGGGGCCGGCGCGCTCAATTCAATCGAGCTTCAACAGACGATTAAGCCCGGTCATTTCAAGGCTCTTTCTAAGGGTTCTGCTCGCGTTGATTATTTGGACGGTTTCGACCTGGCCGGCTATCCGCGATAGGAACTGGAGGAAAGCGCTATCGACGTACTGGACCCAGTCACAATCGAAGGTCACTTTAGTAATCTCGGGCTCCAGCCGGCCCCATATCTGTTTTTGTATCTCCGATATCGAATACGCGTCGAGGTCGCCATGGAGACTGACGAGAAGCTCGGAATCGAGCCTGATGACCTGGCTGCTGAAACTGTCTGACGTTTGCACAAAGTTTCTCCGATTGCTTCGCCTAGACTCGATATTGGCCGGACTGGATAAAGTCGATTAAACGGGTACGCATTGAGAGTTATACCCCCGCATCGGCATCGGTTAAACGCATCCGTTAAACAATTAACAAGCGCTCTATGGGATGCGGCAGCGTTGCCGGCGAAAAGAGTACTTGCCTTAAGCTCAATATGTGTTGTATATATGAGATTTAAGATATTACATTTACGGGGGGACGGTTTGCGAATTGGCGAGAGCCGAACGGAGGTTGCAATGGATTACAGGTTTGGCGACGTTGAAATCATCATAGAGCAAGGCGATATTACCGAAATCGATGTCGAGGCGGTAGTCAATGCCGCCAACAGCGAACTCTATATGGAATCGGGCGTGGCCGGGGCTATAAAGCGAAAGGGCGGCGTCTCCATCGAGAAAGAAGCGGTAGAAAAAGGCCCGATAGATGTCGGCTCCGCCATCGAGACTTCAGCCGGAGCGTTAAAGGCAAAGTATGTGATCCACGCGGCGGTCATGGGGATAGACCGGGTGACCGATGGAGAAAAAATCGAGAGCGCGATCCGGGCCACGCTAAATCTCGCCCAGGACTTGGGAGTAAAAAGTATCGCAATCCCGGCGCTTGGGACCGGCGTCGGCGGGTTCCCCGTGATGGAATGCGCCAAAATTATGTTCAGGGTATTAAAAGAGCATGCGGCGAGCGGTGGTAAAACGCTTGAGAAGGTCGTTTTCGTGCCCTTCGGTTACGAGGCCTACAGCGAATTCGTCCAACGCGCCGACAAAGACCTCAAATAAAGCGGATAAATCGTAGAGCCGCTAAAACCAATCATTCTCGTCGCTAAACTCGTGTTATCCTAGAAGAAACAGTTTTATCAGGTGCGAAGTATGAATCGAACAGCAATTAAGACGCTCATTCTAGCCATAACTCTAGTGGTCGCCGCCTCGTTTCAAAGTGCGGCGTTTGCCGCGACCGACACTACCGCTCCATCCCTTAAGATAAAGGCGCCGGCGGCGATACTCATCGATGAAAAGACCGGCGAGGTCCTCTGGGAAAAAAACGCCGACGAAAAACGCGCCGCCGCCAGCACGGCCAAGATGATGACCGCCATCCTCGCGCTGGAGCGCGAGGAGATGGACGATACCATAACCGTCGGCGAAGAGGTAGCGGCTGCCGGGCCATACGGGATAAAGTTATCGGTCGGTGAGCGATTAGCGCTCAAAGACCTCCTCTACGCCCTTATGCTTAGCTCGGCAAATGATTCCGCGCTCGTCATTGCCGACCACATCGGCGGAGACGTCGGCAAGTTTATCGACCTTATGAATACCAAGGCCACGCGCATCGGCGCCTTCAGCACACACTATGCGAACCCGCACGGGCTCTCCGACAAGACGCAATATACGACCGCGCGAGACCTCGCCAAGATAGCGCGCTATGGCCTGAAAAACGAAGACTTCAAGACTATAGTCTCAACCACGGAATGGAAGCTCAACCGCTCCGACCCGAAGAAACTCACGGTAGTCGAGAATAGAAACAAACTGCTTGGGTTATACCCGCTCGCGACGGGCATCAAGACGGGTTATATAAGCGAAGCCGGATACTGCCTCGTCTCCTCGGCCGAGACCGACACCGTCTCGGTAATCGCCGTTGTCTTGGGGTCCGGTTCATATAAGCGACTCTTCAATGAGTCGCAGCAAGTGCTCGACTATGGTTTCAGCCTATATGAGAAGAAAAAGCTCATCACCAAAGGGCACAAACACAGGATGGTAGCGCTAAAATACGGCGATGAGCTGGATCTAGTCGCGAAAGACGATGTCGAAGGAAACGTCAGGCGCTCATTAGAGACATCGACCACCATATCGCTCAAACGCGATATCGATTATCCCATCACTAAAGGCCAAGTCCTCGGCAAAATCAAGGTCAACCAGGCCGGACGTGAGGTCGCGTCAACCAAACTCATCGCCGAGCGCTCAATCGAAAAACCCCGCTTCACCAAAATAGCCCGCTTCTACCTCGACCGGCTTTGGAAGAGCATCTTTTAGGAGCGGTTTTGGGGTGGTGGTTGTGTCTGGGGTTTGTGAGGGTTTCGAACCCGATGCGGGGAGGGTGATACCCACATCTCTTACCCTCATCCGACTCTCTTCACCCTCACCCCAGCCCTCTCCCCTCAAGGGAGAGGGGGCACATCTTGCTCCCTTTGTGGGGCTACTTTAAGGTAAAGAATCTTGAGAATCTGTAACAACGACCCCTAATCCTTAGAGCTATACCGAATAGTTGTGCCTGTCCCACCATAACATTCCTTGGGGAGCACGCCCCTTCATTAACTTTACGAAATATTTACGCTTCGGCAATTATTCTTAACATCTAATTGATATCTACCAAGGGTAAGATGAACAGCGATGGAATGCTTCAGCTAATGACGGGTATACATTCAGTGTTAAGCCCGTATTACTTAAAAAGAGGTTGAGGTACGGGCTCATGATTCGCATACTTTTGTGGGGCTTAATCGTCTTCCTCGTGTTAGTGATTGTATTACGGCAGTTAGCCAACAGGCGTAAGCGTTGAGAGTACTCCATAGCGGAGGTTGACCATGTTTGATTTGGTATTAGGCGGAATCATAGCGATAGCGCTCCTTGTCTATTTAGTCAACGCCTTGATGAAGGCGGAGGAGCTCTAATGGTAAACACAGATGTACTTCAGATGGCCGTATATATCGGTGTTGTTCTGCTTCTTGCTGCTCCAATGGGATTCTATATGGCCAGGGTCTTTGGTCGGGAGCGGACGTTTCTTGATCCACTTCTTGAACCTCTCGAGGCGTTCATCTACCGGATAGCGAGAATCGATCCCGCCCAGGAAATGGGCTGGAAGGAATACGCGCTGTCCTTGTTAGTATTTAATGCCCTCGGTTTTATCGCAGTCTTCGTAATCCAATTGCTGCAAGGGGTATTACCGCTGAATCCGCAGCGTTTCGGCGCGGTCAATCCATACGTGGCATTTAATGCCGCAGTTAGCTTCATGACCAACACAAACTGGCAGGCGTACGGCGGCGAGACGACTATGAGCTATTCTACGCAGATGGTGGCGTTAACGGTTCAGAATTTTGTATCGGCCGCAACCGGAATAGCGGTCGTTATCGCTTTAATACGGGGGCTTACCCGAAAAACAGCCCAAAACATCGGTAACTTCTGGTTCGATCTCACGAGAAGCGTTCTCTGGGTATTTATACCGTTATCTTTGGTGTTTTCCATCTTCCTGGTGTCTCAAGGGGTAATCCAGAATTTTAGCTCCTATCAAACGGCAACGACACTGGAGGGCGCCAGGCAAACTATTGCAATGGGTCCTGTCGCCTCACAGGAGGCAATTAAGCAGCTTGGTACCAACGGGGGAGGGTTTTTCAATGCAAACTCCGCGCATCCGTTTGAGAACCCGACGCCTTTAAGCAACTTTTTCGAGTTGTTAGCCATCCTTTTGATTCCCGCCGCTCTAACCTTTACCTTTGGTCGCATGGTAGGTGATTTACGCCAGGGGTATGTGATCCTGGGGGCTATGCTTCTCTTGTTTACGATCGGCCTAGGGGTAACGTATACAAGCGAGCATTACGGAAATCCCCAGATTGCCGAACTTGGCATAAGCGAGCCTACGGCTATGGAGGGTAAGGAGGTTCGATTTGGCATCGCTAATTCTGCCCTATGGGCGACTGCAACTACAGCAGCATCAAACGGTTCGGTCAACTCGATGCACGATAGCTTCACACCGTTAGGCGGACTCGTTCCTATGCTTAACATCATGCTCGGTGAGGTGATATTCGGCGGCGTTGGCGCCGGTCTCTACGGAATGCTTGTTTTTGTCATTCTCACGGTGTTTATCGTCGGTCTTATGGTTGGCAGAACTCCCGAGTATCTCGGCAAGAAGATCGAGTCGTGGGAGATTAAAATGGCGGTGCTAGCTGTGTTAATTCCCTCGGCGGCAGTCTTGCTAGGGAGCGCCCTTGCCGTCCTTATAAAAGCGGGGACAAGTTCCATCTTAAACCCAGGTCCGCATGGCTTGAGCGAGATTCTTTATGCGTTTTCATCAGCGGGCGGCAATAATGGGAGCGCCTTTGCCGGCCTAACGGTAAACACTCCCTTCTACACTATAGCGCTTGGGCTTGTAATGCTCATTGGAAGATTCGGTGTGATTTTGCCGGTGCTGGCTATTGCGGGCAGTATGGTGGAAAAAAAGGTATTGCAAGCGGGGCCCGGCACCTTTCAGACTACCGGGCTACTATTTACGGGGCTGCTGGCTGGAGTGGTTTTGATTATCGGGGCGCTGACGTTCTTCCCGGCGTTAGCGCTTGGGCCGCTCGTTGAGCAATTCCAGATGCTAGCCGGAAAAATGTACTAACAGGAAAAGATTCTAACAGTAGAGGTACTTATATATGCTTTCACGAGAACCAGAGGCGTATCACGGCACCCATAAGCCAACAGGCACGTTCAGGCCGGAAATTATGGTTCCCGCGATCAGGGATGCGTTTACGAAGCTAAGTCCAAGAACGCAGCTTCGCAACCCCGTAATGTTTGTCGTTGAGATCGGCGCCCTGTTGACGACGTTTTTTGTTGTGCGTGATCTGGCGATCGGAGCAACGGCAGGTTTGGGGTTCACGATACAGATCGCGATATGGTTGTGGTTGACTGTTGTCTTCGCCAACTTTGCAGAGGCGGTTGCCGAAGGCCGGGGCAAGGCGCAGGCGGCTGAACTCAGACGCTCGCGAAGCGAGACCATAGCGAAAAAGTTCGTTGACGGAGAAACTCAGCAAGTGCCGGCAGCCAACCTTCGAAGAGACGATATTGTGCTCGTAGAAGCAGGGGACTATGTTCCCGGAGACGGGCAGGTTATCGATGGCATCGCCTCGGTTGATGAAAGCGCGGTAACCGGTGAATCGGCTCCGGTCATTAGGGAATCCGGCGAGGGGTTAAACAACGTTATTGGCGGAACCAGGGTTTTGTCAGACTGGATAAAGGTTCGCATCGCCGCCGACCCGGGCGAGACATTCCTGGACCGGATGATAAGCCTGGTGGAAGGTGCTCGCAGGCAAAAAACACCGAACGAAATCGCCCTTACCATTCTGCTCTTGGGTCTCACCATAATCTTCTTATTGGCCGTGGCGACGCTAGAGCCTTATGCGATCTATTCTGGCGCTCTGGTGTCGGTGCCGATTCTCATCGCTCTCCT
This window of the Actinomycetota bacterium genome carries:
- a CDS encoding small basic family protein; protein product: MLPLIGLLAGIALGLVLNIPIPLVYSKYLGIAVLAALDSAIGGLRASLEMKFNDKLFFTGFFSNTLLAAFIVFLGDRLGVDLYLAAVVAFGVRLFQNLALVRRHYFQKRHWE
- a CDS encoding DUF881 domain-containing protein; translated protein: MKYFRSFITALNNQAKRTQIAIAAVTMLLGILIVTQLRVHQSATQSLQNATESDLTQIVSKLDGEINTLRVEAADLRLQLFKIEQASNNSAEVMTESSKNLNNLKIIAGMTKVYGPGIKALVTDEDATLRAYDMVDIVTELRVGGAEAISINGIRIVAATGISETEGVIAINQKRIAAPYEVLAIGNPEVIHDALVIPGGIRDKLSSLTGVSLYITKDTEIKINAASAKQAGNK
- a CDS encoding VanW family protein, yielding MKEKLKQALEVTWLRRSLIAVVLIIVLVLGLGIADAALYANKIHRNVSVGGLPLDGQTKEAAAESIRELAKELEGREVNVAYADKKWVATPAELGVEVDVDATVKKAFALGRSGSFLKDTRTRVSLWFDKRAPTPVFNNEDAKFNAFVDKVAKEVDRAAQDAEIKIVEGKVVITNSKNGLTVVRNVLEPRLLTAFGDPKKQSVLVPVKTRKPEIHEEVLAETKNTVARMIDGPLGLTYKQDNWIISEEQIIDWISFRKVRAGVVWSLDVDFDGDKAALDIEKLTANIASEPKDAYFEIVEDTVTIVPSENGVKVDTERAIEGMLEASKTGDNRQVMLATEIVEPALTTDDAKNMGIKEKVSSYTTRYNASQTSRVHNIKTLAAELDGMILAPDETFSFNGNIGPRTASKGYKEAPAIINGELRPSLGGGVCQVTTTLFNAVFFGGYEVVERNNHSLFISQYPTGRDATVSYGGPDFKFKNSTKFYMLIKVNATSSALTINFYSTSRGVEVAYTTSAPSNFKPFPTEYEDDATLAKGVTKVKDRGAPGRDITVKRITKIDGKVVKEEKFFSRYKPKTAVIRVGTKEAAVTPQPEKAQPSTPSTTRSPAQTSEPRRPVPAQPAVE
- a CDS encoding phenylacetate--CoA ligase, with product MIWNKEAETMPRGKLEELQLARLRQTVKRVYENVPMYKKRFDEHGLSPNSLNTLDDLEKFPFTLKADLRDNYPFGMFAVPKKDIVRLHASSGTTGKSTVVGYTATDIDTWAELMARTLSSAGTTADDVVHNAYGYGLFTGGLGIHYGTERVGASIVPISGGNTKRQITIMEDFGCTILACTPSYALFLAEVAEETGAKKNLKLKAGVFGAEPWSNSMRQDLEARLNILAIDIYGLSEVMGPGVAYECPEKNGLHIGEDHFIVEVIDPDTGERMPEGERGELVFTTITKEAIPIIRYRTRDISAINYERCACGRTLVRMDRVTGRTDDMLIIRGVNVFPSQIESVLMDIEGTQPHYQIIVNRVGRLDIMEVRVEVDEKFFSDEVRHLEAFEKKIKREMESLLNVSVTVKLVEPKTIQRSEGKAVRVIDNRRL
- a CDS encoding ACT domain-containing protein, coding for MKATQLSVFLENKKGRLADVTRVLGENGINIRTLFIADTSDFGILRLIVDDSQKALDVLKANNFTVKVNEVVAVEVPDEPGSLSRILSVLDDNGMNVEYLYCFVDKNRNAAIDIMRVEDSERAIEVMRKANLKILSEAELSAL
- a CDS encoding STAS domain-containing protein, with protein sequence MQTSDSFSSQVIRLDSELLVSLHGDLDAYSISEIQKQIWGRLEPEITKVTFDCDWVQYVDSAFLQFLSRIAGQVETVQIINASRTLRKSLEMTGLNRLLKLD
- a CDS encoding macro domain-containing protein yields the protein MDYRFGDVEIIIEQGDITEIDVEAVVNAANSELYMESGVAGAIKRKGGVSIEKEAVEKGPIDVGSAIETSAGALKAKYVIHAAVMGIDRVTDGEKIESAIRATLNLAQDLGVKSIAIPALGTGVGGFPVMECAKIMFRVLKEHAASGGKTLEKVVFVPFGYEAYSEFVQRADKDLK
- a CDS encoding D-alanyl-D-alanine carboxypeptidase — translated: MNRTAIKTLILAITLVVAASFQSAAFAATDTTAPSLKIKAPAAILIDEKTGEVLWEKNADEKRAAASTAKMMTAILALEREEMDDTITVGEEVAAAGPYGIKLSVGERLALKDLLYALMLSSANDSALVIADHIGGDVGKFIDLMNTKATRIGAFSTHYANPHGLSDKTQYTTARDLAKIARYGLKNEDFKTIVSTTEWKLNRSDPKKLTVVENRNKLLGLYPLATGIKTGYISEAGYCLVSSAETDTVSVIAVVLGSGSYKRLFNESQQVLDYGFSLYEKKKLITKGHKHRMVALKYGDELDLVAKDDVEGNVRRSLETSTTISLKRDIDYPITKGQVLGKIKVNQAGREVASTKLIAERSIEKPRFTKIARFYLDRLWKSIF
- a CDS encoding potassium-transporting ATPase subunit F produces the protein MTMFDLVLGGIIAIALLVYLVNALMKAEEL
- the kdpA gene encoding potassium-transporting ATPase subunit KdpA, whose protein sequence is MVNTDVLQMAVYIGVVLLLAAPMGFYMARVFGRERTFLDPLLEPLEAFIYRIARIDPAQEMGWKEYALSLLVFNALGFIAVFVIQLLQGVLPLNPQRFGAVNPYVAFNAAVSFMTNTNWQAYGGETTMSYSTQMVALTVQNFVSAATGIAVVIALIRGLTRKTAQNIGNFWFDLTRSVLWVFIPLSLVFSIFLVSQGVIQNFSSYQTATTLEGARQTIAMGPVASQEAIKQLGTNGGGFFNANSAHPFENPTPLSNFFELLAILLIPAALTFTFGRMVGDLRQGYVILGAMLLLFTIGLGVTYTSEHYGNPQIAELGISEPTAMEGKEVRFGIANSALWATATTAASNGSVNSMHDSFTPLGGLVPMLNIMLGEVIFGGVGAGLYGMLVFVILTVFIVGLMVGRTPEYLGKKIESWEIKMAVLAVLIPSAAVLLGSALAVLIKAGTSSILNPGPHGLSEILYAFSSAGGNNGSAFAGLTVNTPFYTIALGLVMLIGRFGVILPVLAIAGSMVEKKVLQAGPGTFQTTGLLFTGLLAGVVLIIGALTFFPALALGPLVEQFQMLAGKMY